A single region of the Corticium candelabrum chromosome 15, ooCorCand1.1, whole genome shotgun sequence genome encodes:
- the LOC134190961 gene encoding uncharacterized protein LOC134190961, with the protein MRLGCQMPLASGQCDCGKELDSDGYHLITCKTGGGPVISHNNMVSAWSDCLSQLQLHHVKEPRGRYVNSEDRSDIVVFDSASGVDLELDIALAHPLSNEIEGLSATTQRAAATRRENLKIKKYDQELLPGGFRPTFVPIVFKHFGCWGEKAEDYLKKLSQLSRNEDRKPNASTFKTYWRSVFSVCLQRSNARVIDRKIKKIVSRDSHININSCR; encoded by the coding sequence atgagactgggctgccaaatgcctttggcttctggtcagtgtgactgtgggaaagaattagactcagatggataccacctaataacatgtaagactgggggcggcccggtaatcagccataacaacatggtttcagcatggtcagactgtttgagtcaactgcaattacatcacgtaaaagaacccagaggaaggtatgtcaattctgaagacagatcagacatagtcgtgtttgattcggcatcgggggtggatcttgaattggatattgctctagcaCATCCCTTGagcaatgaaatagaaggtttatcagctacaactcagagagcagcggcaaccagaagagaaaatctgaagatcaaaaagtacgaccaggagctcttgcctggaggttttcgaccaacatttgtgcctatagtcttcaaacattttggctgttggggagagaaagctgaagactatttgaagaaactgtcacagctatcaagaaatgaagacagaaagccaaatgcatcaaccttcaagacatactggagatctgtgttttctgtgtgtctacaacgatcaaatgctagagtgattgacagaaaaataaagaagattgtttcaagagacagccacataaacataaatagttgtaggtag